TACCAAAAACAGCTATGTTAATTTTATGGCTAACAGGAATTTTTTCAGGATTTGTAGATAATATCCCATTTGTAGCAGCAATGATTCCAGTTATAGTGGAGTTTCAGGATTATGGGATGACTAATGTTGATCCATTATGGTGGTCGTTAGCGTTAGGAGCTTGTTTAGGAGGAAATGGTACGCTATTGGGGGCATCCTCAAATTTAGTCGTTGCTGGTTTAGCTGCAAAAGCGAAGCAACAAGTAAATTTTCTAGAGTTTTTAAAAATAGGGTTTCCAGTTGTTGTAGTGTCACTATTTATTTCATCTATTTATGTTTATTATCGCTATCTAATAGAATTTTTATAAAGCTGGAATATGAAAGAAGTTTATTAGTAAGGCTCTTTTCGTAAAGTACTTTTGTTATGAGATTAGTACTATAAAAATAGGTTTTATATTGTTAGTCGTCTTTGTACAGAAGAAAAGATGCCACGAGCTCTAGTTGTGTACGTGTTTGGTTCTTAGGACGAAGAGCAACAATTAATGCGAGCCATTACAAATAAGTTTTTGGAAATCATCCTTGAAAAGGATGATTTTTTTAAAGGTTTCATGGAATTTTATGTTAAGATAAAAAATAATTTGTATGATGGAAATGAATATAGTATGAAATGAGGGAGAGATAATGAATATTCGTATTTTGGCTGAGTCTGATGCTCCTATCTATCAAGAATTTCGATTAAAGGCCTTACAAACTAATCCTGAAGCGTTTGGCTCAACATATGAAAGAGAAGTCCAATTTTCAACTGATACCGTTGTAGAGCGAATAAAACCATCTAAAGATAAGTTTGTTTTAGGCTCTTTTGATAATGATGGTTCATTATTTGGAACTGTTACTTTTATTCGTGAAAGCAATGTTAAGACTGCTCATAAAGGAAATGTTTTTGGTATGTGTGTAGCTCCTGAGGTTAGAGGGCAAGGTATCGGAAAAGAACTGATGATGGAACTTATAAAAATGGCAAAAGGGTGCGAAGGATTAGAACAAATCAATTTAACCGTAGAACATAATAACAAATATGCTAAAAAGTTATATGAATCTGTTGGATTTAAAATTTATGGAATAGAGCTTAAATCATTAAAGTTTAATGGTCAATACTTTGATGAAGATTTAATGGTATTTGTTTTATAAACTCATCAACTACAAATTTGGGTGGATTTAAAATTTTATTATTTAGGATAGAAAAGACCGACTTAACAGAAGTCGGACTTTTTGTGTAAATTGCAATGTGAATTAGTAAGTGTTTCTTTTGCGAATTCATATATACTTTGCTTTAAGGATAGCTCTTCCTCTAAAAGTAGAGTCGCTTTCAATGCCGTGGATAACGATTGCTCGACGTTCATTTTTCTACCTTTTAAATTATTTGCCGCTAGTTGTAAATAATTTTCTTAATATAGGTACCCGAGCGAGCTCTTCAGGTTTGATTAAGTTAAAGATAATTAATAATAGAAAATACGTAAGAGATGTACTAATAATCGCAAATAGCGTTTTAAATATTAATGAATCCATAGTTAATAGATAAGAAAATACATAGTGTCCAACAATACCTGAAATGATAATTGTTAAACCCGTTTTTATATAATCCTTTACGTAAAAAGTATAGGAAATGACTTTTAATACTGTTGAAAAATGAAGTAGAGTAACTAGCATCATTGATACGACAATAGCGAGTGCAGCTCCCATTATCCCTATTTCTGGCTGAGTTGCTAAGGCAAATATCGCAGCTAATTTAACGATTGCCCCTATTAAACTATTTATCATAGCGGCTTTTGCCAAATCAAGAGCTTGAAGTGTTGCTTGTAATGGCCCTTGAAAATAATGTAAAATAAAAAAAGGAGCCATTAATTTTACATATATCGCTGCATTGCTAGTCCCGTACATAATCTCCATAAGAGGTGTGGCAAAAATATAAAGAACAACTACAGCTAAACCTCCAGTAACAAAAGATAGACGTAATGCTTGCTGTAGCCTATATTCCACGATCTGCATTTTGTTATTTGCAGCAGCCTCACTAATGGCAGGTACTAGTGCAACTTGTAATGAATGAGTAATAAAAGAGGGTAAGAACATTAATGGAAGGGCATATCCTGTTAATTCCCCGTATTGTCTTGTAGCAAGAGATATTGAGAGCCCTGCTATAGCGAGGCTTTGCGCAACGACAATGGGTTCAAAAAACCATGAAATTGAACCAATTAATCTGCTTCCAGTAGTAGGCAATGCTATTCTCATCAACCCATTAAACGTTTCTTTTCCACCTTTCATTGATTTAAAAAAATGTCTGCGAACTCTTATTCTCTTATTTAGCTTAAACATCGTTATCATATAAATAAGTGAAGCAAATTCGCCTATCACTACAGAAATCATTGCACCAGCAGCAGCAAATTCAATCCCATAAGGTAAAAAAGCTTTTGTAAAGACTGCTACGAGTGTAATTCGAACGATTTGTTCTATCACCTGTGAAATAGCTGGTGGTTTCATATTCTGCTTCCCTTGAAAATACCCTCTCATAACCGATGACAATGCAACAATTGGAACAATCGGAGAAATCGCTAACAAAGGATAAAGTGTTCTTGAATCGGTTAATAGCGTATTGGAGAGTAATGGGGCAAATCCAATCATTCCACTTGTAAAAATAACGCTCGTAATAAGTGTAATTGATAACGAGATAACTAATATTTTTTTGATTTTTCTTCTGTCACCAACTGCTTCTGCTTCTGCTACGAGCTTTGATATTGCAACAGGAAGTCCAAGCTGGGTTAAATTAATTGTTAGAATCAATGTCGGCACGGCCATCATATATAGGCCGACGCCTTCTTCACCAATCATTCTAGCTATTACGACTCTGTTAATAAATCCTAGAATTCTTGTTATTAAACCAGCTATAACGAGTATAAGCGTACCTTTCAAAAATGTTTGTTTTGTCATCTTGGTCCCTACCTTCTCAAAAAGGGTGATATCATATACAATTAACTATATGCATGTGGGTTGGCCAAGCATGACAAGTATGGGAAAAGAAATACGAGGTTGTTTCATAACATTTAAACGTTTTCTATTTCTAACGTAGGAGTGGATAATATTGAATAATAAATTGGATGTTCTTGAACAATTTAAAGCAATTTGTCAACCTGCTCTAACGAGTAAATTAGAAGAGTTCTGCATGTTTGGTTATGAAGATGTAACTGAGGAGCAGCTATGGGAGTGCTTAAAGAAAAAAAAGTGGAAGCGAGTAAAAGAAGGAAAGAAACTTTACGAAATGGTAAATGATATTTTGACGCTTACGATAAGCGAATATATGAGCTATATAACAATTGAAGCATATAAAGCACCAAATTTATTTAGTGAAGAAGGAAGAGATGTTTTAAATCAACTATTATAGGCGGGTATATCTTTTATTGTGGAACAATGCACATTTAGCGTGAAATTGACAGGTAGTTAAATATGTTTCATAATTGTTTTGTTAGAGAAGGTTACCGACATATAAGATATACATTATTAACGCAAAGAATAGTTCTAAGGTGCTTGTGCTTTTTTGTTAATTTTAAGGAGGATTTTTAGTTATGGTAAAAAGAGGTCGCATCGTAGCGTTTTTTTTGCTCGTGCTAGTGATTGGCAGCACGATGGGCTATACGCTAAAAGGAATAACCAACGATATTAAGTTAGGTCTTGACCTACAGGGTGGCTTTGAAGTTTTATATGAAGCTATACCTGTACATGAGGATGAGGAAATAACCAACTCAATTTTAGAAAGTACAGCTGCAGCTCTGGACCGACGTGTGAATGTTTTAGGTGTGAGTGAACCTAGTATTCAGATTGAAGGTACAGATCGAATTCGTGTGCAATTAGCAGGTGTTGAGGATCAAAATAAAGCAAGAGAAATCCTATCTACAGGTGCAAAGTTAACGATTAGAGATGTTAATGATAATATCATGCTAGATGGTACAGATTTAGAAGAGGGTGGTGCGAGTTCATCTTTTGATGAAAATGGCGCGCCGATTGTATCCCTTACAATAAAAGATGCAGATAAATTTGGTCAAGTTACTGAACAAATTTTAAATATGGCTCCAAATAATCAATTAGTTATGTGGCTTGATTTTGAAGAAGGTGTAGACTCATTTGAAGAGTTAAAGAACACGAATAGTGACAAAATTTTATCTGTTGCAAATGTAAATGAAGTATTGAATATTAAAAATCCAATGATAACAGGAAACTTTACTGTAACTCAGACGAAAGAGCTTTCTGATTTGTTGAATGCCGGAGCGCTACCAGTAGATCTAAAAGAAATTTATTCTACATCGGTAGGTGCCAAATTCGGAGAACAAGCAATGGAAAAAACGGTATTTGCAGGGATTGTCGGAATTGCAATCATCTTTATATTTATGATCGGTTATTATCGTTTTCCTGGATTAATCGCGACAATTACTTTAAGCATTTATATTTTCCTTATTCTGCTCGTTTTTGATTTAATGAATGGTGTTTTAACTTTGCCAGGTATCGCTGCGTTAATCCTAGGTGTAGGTATGGCTGTTGATGCAAATATCATTACATATGAGCGAATTAAGGAAGAAATTAAGCTAGGTAAATCGACGATGTCTGCTTTCCGGGCTGGAAACCGCAGGTCGTTATCAACTATTCTAGACGCTAACATTACTACATTGTTGGCAGCAACAGTATTGTTTGTATATGGGACAAGCTCAGTTAAAGGGTTTGCAACGATGTTAATCGTAAGTATTATCGTCAGCTTTATTACGGCTGTATATGGCTCAAGAATTTTGCTTGGCTTGTGGGTGAATAGCCGTTTCTTAAATAAAAAGCCTGGTTATTTTGGAGTTAAGCAAGCGGATATATTAGATATTGCAGACGTAACAGATGAAACAGAATTATCGACAAAATTTGATAAGGTTGATTTTGTAAAGCATCGTAAGAAATTTTTCCTATTCTCAGGGGCTATGGTTGTAGTTGGAGTGCTTCTTCTATTAACAATGAAGCTTAATCTCGGCATAGACTTTGAAAGTGGAACGAGGGTAGAAATCGGTGCTAGTCAATCGCTCACAGCGAAAGAAGTAACTGAAGAGCTTGGTCAGATAGGTTTAGTGCCAGATGATGAGATCGTACTTTCAGGAACAAATAATGAAATTGCAGTTGCACGCTTTTTAGGAGTACTTGAGCAAGCTAAAATTAATGAACTTAAGTCTCATTTTATTGACAAATACGGTCAAGAGCCTAATGTAAGTACAGTTTCTCCAACTATCGGTAAGGAACTAGCTCGTAATGCATTCATATCTGTATTGATTGCATCTATAGGTATCATCATTTATGTTACCATTCGGTTTGAAATGACGATGGCGTTAGCAGCCATTGTGGCATTGTTACACGACTCATTTTTCATTATTGCATTCTTTAGTTTAACTAGACTCGAAGTCGATTTAACATTTATTGCAGCGGTCTTAACGATCGTAGGTTATTCGATTAATGATACGATTGTTACATTTGATCGTATACGTGAAAACTATAAGAAGAACAAGAAAATTAAAACATTTGAAGATCTAGCAGCTGTTGTAAACAAAAGTCTACAGCAAACGTTAGCAAGGTCTATTAATACGGTGCTTACTGTAGTTGTTGCTGTAGGTGCATTGTTAATATTCGGAAGTGAATCAATTACAAACTTCTCATTTGCGTTACTGATCGGTTTAGTTGCAGGAACATATTCATCTATGTTTATCGCATCTCAGCTTTGGTTAGTTTGGAAAAGCAAGAAGCTAGGCCTTAGAAATCCTTCAAAAAAATTGTAAGAGAACAATTTAAGCTATAATAACATTTTTGCAAAGGCTCTTTTCGTATACTTTGATGCTATTGTTACCAAATTAAACAGCTGAGAAAACAAACAATGCGAATTAACCCTTTGCAATAGCCGTGGTACATGTACTACGGCTTTTTTATGTAGGCTCTACTTTTTTCTTCATAAAATAGAAGCAAAGATGCGACTAAAACTAATTTTATACGTGTATATATTTTAGTATTAAAAACAACATTCTATATGAAAACAGCCTTATGTAATAGAAAAGGTGTAAGGGTAAGACAAGAAATTAATATGTCTTAGCAGGCAATAGATTGAATTTGAAACACAACTAGCTCTCTAGTATAATAGGGCTTGTTTTAATAAAGGGGAGATAGTATGCTACAGTCTAAAACTCGATGGAAAATAAATGAATGTAATGAAGAACAAGTACATCACCTTGCAGATGCACTAAGTATTACCCCTCTTGTTGCAAAATTACTCATCAATCGTGGCATAGATACTATTGAAGATGCTCATGCCTTTCTAAATATAGAAAATCAAGAATTTCATGACCCGTTTTTATTAGAAGATATGGATGTTGCTATTGAAAGAATAAAGCAAGCGATTGAACTTGAAGAAAAGATTCTCATTTTTGGTGACTATGACGCAGATGGTGTAAGTAGTACAGCAGTCCTACTATCAACTCTTAATGATATGGGAGCTACAGTAGACTTTTATATACCCAATCGGTTTACAGAAGGATATGGACCGAACGAGGAAGCTTTCAAATGGGCAAAAGAAGAAGGGTTTTCGCTAATCATAACTGTTGATACTGGAATTGCTGCTTTAAATGAAGCAACGGTTGCAAGGAAATTAGGGTTAGATTTAATTATAACTGATCATCATGAGCCAGGTCCTGAGCTTCCTGATGCGTTAGCAATTATCCACCCTAAAAAGCCAAATAGCGTATATCCGTGCAAAGAGTTGGCAGGGGTTGGTGTTGCATTTAAAGTGGCCCACGCATTACTTGGCGAGGTACCGACATCACTCTTAGATATTGTCGCCATTGGAACAATTGCAGATTTAGTCCCTCTATCTGGAGAAAATCGTCTAATTGCATATAAAGGAATTAAAAAGCTTCAAGTGACATCTAGAAAAGGAATAAAAGAATTATTGAAAGTTTGTCGTGTTGATGCAAATGAAATTAATGAAGATACAATTGGCTTTGCTATTGCACCGAGACTTAACGCAGTTGGTAGGTTGGATTCTGCTGATCCAGCAGTTCATTTACTAATGACTGATAATGTAGAGGAAGCCGCTCACCTTGCTAATGAAATAGATCTGTTAAATAAGCAACGTCAGCAGCTAGTAAATAAAACAACAGAAGAAGCGATAAAACAAGTTGAGGAACAATACCCTCTAGAGGAAAATGCTGTGCTTATTGTTGCAGATGAAGGTTGGAATTCAGGGATAATCGGTATCGTTGCATCACGTCTTGTAGATAAATTCTACCGTCCAACCATTGTTTTAAGTGTAGATCAAGAAAATGGACTAGCAAAAGGGTCTGCTAGAAGCATTGAAGGCTTTGATTTATTTGCAAATTTATCAAAATGTCGTGATATTTTACCTCATTTTGGTGGTCATCCTATGGCTGCTGGGATGACACTACAGCTTGATGATATTGAAGATTTACGCTACCGTTTAAATGCTATAGCTCAAGATGTTTTAATCGAAGAGGAATATGTCCCCATTACCAACATCGATACAACATGTTCAATTGACGAAGTGACGATTTCAACAATTGAGCAAATTGGCAAATTGGCACCATATGGAATGAACAATCCAAAGCCAAAGTTTTTGATAGATAGTGTCAATATTAGCAACATGCGTAAGATTGGGGCTGATCAAGCACACTTGAAAGTAGTGCTTGAAGAAGCTGGGAGTCAATTAGATACAATTGCTTTTAGATTTGGTTATTTGTATGATGATATATCTCCCCTTTCTCGAGTATCTGTCGTAGGAGATTTATCTATTAATGAGTGGAACAATAATCGAAAGGCTCAATTAATGCTGCAAGATATTAGTGTGAATGAGTGGCAACTTTTTGATTATAGGGGTACAAAAGATGTAGAAAAATTGATCGAACTTATTCCATCACATAAACTACAGCTAATCATCTTTAATGAGCAAACGATAGGTAAATTACAACTTAGCAAGTACGAGAATGTTATTTATAAAGTTGAAGCGCACGATGATGTTATCGACATAAGTTCAAAACACGTTATTTTGGTAGATCTACCATCATCGATTGAGCAGATAAGTTTGCTCCAACATGCCGGTTTACCTGAACGAATATACGCATTGTTCCACCATGAACAAGATCATTTTTTTACTACAATACCAACTCGAAAGCATTTTTCTTGGTATTATCGCTTTTTAGTACAAAAAGGCTCTTTCGATTTGAACCGTTACGCTGAAAAGTTAGCTATTCATAAAGGATGGACAAAAGAAACAATAGAATTTATGTCAAAGGTGTTTTTTGAATTAGAATTTGTTAAAATAGACAATGGATTCATTTCTATATCAAATCATACAGAAAAAAGAGATTTGACTGAGTCAATAACGTATCGCTCAAAACAAGCACAGCTTGAGCTTGAACGTACATTTTCGTATTCATCATATCAACAATTGAAGCATTGGTTTGATAACAATAATAATAAAGGTTCGCAGGAGGCAGTGAACGAATGGATTTAAAAAAATATGTTACCGTAGTACCAGATTTTCCTAAAGAAGGAATACAATTTAAAGATATCACCACGATTATGGATAAAGGTGAAGTCTATAAATATGCAACAGATCAAATTGTGAAGTATGCAAGTGAAAGAAAAATTGATTTAGTAGTTGGACCAGAAGCAAGAGGATTTATTATTGGTTGTCCAGTAGCATATGCGTTAGAAGTAGGGTTTGCACCTGTAAGAAAAGAAGGTAAATTACCTCGTGAAGTGATAAAGGTCGATTATGGATTAGAGTATGGAAAAGATGTGCTTACGATTCATAAAGACGCGATAAAGCCAGGACAAAGAGTATTAATAACTGACGACTTATTAGCAACTGGTGGTACAATTGAAGCAACAATCAAACTTGTAGAAGAATTAGGTGGAGTTGTGGCAGGAATTGCCTTTTTAATCGAACTTTCGTATTTAGATGGTCGAAATAAGATTGATAATTATGATGTTCTTTCATTAATGGAATTTTAAGTTCTTCCACACGCTAAACATAGAATTTAAGAGAGCGCTCATTTTGAAGAGGGCTCTTTTTTCAAGCTTTGTCAATTAAATAGGCTCTTTTTAAACTTTGTTGCAATTGTTATCCAATTAGTACAAAAATTAGAGGTTTTACATGGTTAGTCATTGTTGTACCCAGTAAATCTAGTTGTGTATATGTTTGGCTCTTACTACGAAAAGCAACAATTAATGAAAAAGAAGCCATTAAATAAGATAAACCTATGTCTACATTTTAGTGGAAGAGCATGCTTTTCGGGGAGAATCATGGATGACGACATTCCATCATTATCATGTGTTGGCTCGCTTTTCCGTTTAAACAATACTTTACATCTACTCGAAATTTCATGATAATAAATACAATACTTATTGTAAAGGTGATATCATGGCTAATGAACATGTGTTAACAGCTGAACAGGTAATTGACAAGGCAAGAGCTTACTTGTCACAAGACGATATTGAATTTATCGCAAATGCATATCAGTTTGCGGAGCAAGCTCATCATGATCAATTTCGAAAATCTGGTGAGCCATATATTATTCATCCTATTCAAGTAGCAGGAATACTCGTTGATTTAGAGTTAGATCCTGCAACGATTGCAGCAGGTTTTCTTCACGATGTTATAGAGGACACTGATACTTCCATTGAAAAAATGACAACTGAGTTTGGCAAAGAAGTTGCTATGCTTGTAGATGGTGTAACAAAGCTCGGTAAAATTAAATATAAATCTCATGAACAACAGCAGGCTGAGAATCACCGAAAAATGTTTGTTGCTATGGCAAAGGATATACGCGTAATTTTAATAAAACTAGCAGATCGCTTGCATAATATGCGTACATTAAAGCATTTACCACATGAGAAACAAATGCGTATATCAAATGAAACTCTTGAAATTTTTGCCCCATTGGCTCATCGCCTTGGAATATCAAAAATAAAATGGGAGCTAGAAGATACTGCGTTACGATATTTAAACCCTCAGCAATACTATCGTATTGTGAACTTGATGAAGAAAAAACGGGCTGAAAGAGAGCAATACTTAGCTGAAACGATACAGGACTTAAAAACAAAGGTAAATGATGTATCGATTAAGTCAGAAATATATGGACGCCCTAAACATATTTACAGCATTTATCGAAAAATGATTCTACAAAATAAACAATTTAATGAAATCTATGATTTATTAGCTTTAAGAATTATTGTAAATAGCATCAAGGATTGTTATGCGGTCTTAGGAATTATTCATACGTGTTGGAAGCCTATGCCAGGCAGATTTAAGGATTATATAGCAATGCCAAAGCCTAATATGTATCAGTCCCTTCATACGACTGTTATAGGCCCAAAAGGTGAGCCTATGGAAGTACAAATACGAACGACTGTAATGCATCAAATTGCAGAATTCGGGATAGCGGCACATTGGTCGTACAAAGAAGGTAAAACTGTTAGTGATAAATCCTCATTTGAAACAAAAATGACTTGGTTCCGGGAAATTTTAGAGTGGCAAAATGATGCAACTAATGCAGAAGAATTTATGGAATCATTAAAAATTGATTTGTTCTCGGATATGGTATATATCTTTACACCAAAGGGTGATGTAATCGAGTTACCATCAGGTTCGGTTCCTATTGATTTTGCTTATCGTATTCATTCAGAAATTGGTAATAAGACAATTGGTGCAAAAGTTAATGGAAAGATGGTAACACTTGATTATAAATTAAGAACAGGTGACATTATTGAAATATTAACGTCGAAGCATTCTTATGGTCCAAGTCAAGACTGGTTAAAGCTTGCTCAAACTTCTCAAGCGAAAAATAAGATTAGACAATTTTTCAAGAAACAGCGACGTGAAGAGCATATTGAAAAAGGACAGGAATTGATTGAGAAAGAAATTAAGAACCTTGAGTTTGACGTGAAAGAAGTATTATCACCAGAAAATTTAAAGGTTGTTGCTGAAAAGTTCAACTTCAATAATGAAGAAGATATGTATGCAGCTGTTGGATTTAATGGAATTACAGCTGCTCAAGTTGTTACTCGTCTTACTGATAAATGGCGCAAAAAGAAAGACGAAGAACTAGAGAAGAATATTACAGAAGCTGCATCGGAAGTAAGACAAATTCCTATTCCTCAAGCCAAAAAGCGTGATGCAGGAGTTCGTGTGCAAGGAATTGACAACTTGCTCATTAGATTATCAAAATGTTGTAATCCTGTACCAGGTGATGAAATTGTTGGCTTTATAACAAAAGGGCGAGGTGTGTCCATACACCGTGATGATTGTCCCAACATAAATACTGAAGACGCTGAGAAAAGACTTATTCCTGTCGAATGGGAAGGTCATGCTAAAGAAAGTCGCGAATACAATGTGGAGATTGAGATAACAGGGTTTGATCGTAGAGGTCTGCTGAATGAAGTTCTGCAGGCTGTTAATGAATCAAAAACGAACATTTCATCTGTCACAGGGAAAACAGACCGTAATAAAATGGCTATGATTAATATGGCCATTTTTATAAAAAACATTAGTCATTTACAAAAAGTAGTAGAAAGAATTAAGCAGATTCCGGATGTGTATTCTGTTAGAAGGATCATGAATTAGAGAGGATATAACGATATGAGAGTAGTCGTGCAACGCGCTAAAAACGGAAAGGTCATTGTAAATGAGCAAACAGTTGGCGAAGTTTCTCATGGGCTTATGTTGCTAGTAGGTGTAACGCATGCTGATACAGAAGAAGATGCTAAATATTTAGCTGAAAAAATTGTTAATCTTCGAATTTTTGAAGATGACAATGGAAAAATGAATCTTTCATTATTAGATGTCGGTGGGCAAGTACTTTCTGTATCGCAATTTACATTATATGGTGATTGCCGTAAAGGACGGAGACCTAATTTCATGGAGGCAGCTAAACCTGAGCAGGCGAAAGCCATTTATGATTTATTTAATAAACAATTAATGAACAATGGTGCTATTGTTGAGACAGGTCAATTCGGAAAAATGATGGATGTTGATTTTGTCAATGATGGACCAGTGACATTAATCATTGATAGTGAGAGAGCGTAAATGAAGAGGTTGTCCAGAAAGTCAATGAATGACTTTCTGACAACCTCTAATTTTTGTTAAAATATTGTGCAAGCCCATAGTAGAGTGCATTCCCTATCGCTTCTTGAAAGTGTGTTGAATTGATCATTAATTCTTCTTCGTTATTGCTTAAAAACCCTAATTCTAGAAGCGCTGATGGCTGCTTGTTTTCTCTTAATACATGATAATTGCCAAATCGGGCACTTCGATCATTTAAATTAGTATAGTTAATAAGTTGTTCATGTAAAGATACTGCTAATTGTTTATCTTTTGTTTCGTCATAGTAAAATGAAGTAATTCCACTTACCCCTCGATCAGTTGTACTGTCGTAATGTAAACTAATAAAGGCATCAGCATTATAATAATGTGAAATACTAACTCTGTTTCTTAACGAAACGTAAATATCTTCTTCTCTAGTTAAAAAGACTGTAGCTCCAGCAGCAGATAGCTTGTCTTCTAAGATGTTTGCAGTCCTAACAGTAATGTTCTTTTCTAGCGAACCTTTTAAACCAGTTGTTCCGCCGTCACGTCCACCATGTCCAGGATCGATGACGATAATTTTATCCTTTAAATATTGTTCAATGCCATTTTTTTCTATAATGGGTACATTTGTAGATGCTTTGACAATCCAGCCTGCAACATATGCAGTGCTTTCATTAGGTAATTGAATTTTATACCAATCTCCATCAACATCAAGGATTGGATAAGTATCACCTTCATTTGCACGTACGACTATATTTGCAGTCGTTGATGGCTTATCTCGTAAATTTGTCCCATTATGTAAAATACGAACAGTATTCTCTTCCTCTGTAGGTTCATTTACTGGGTTAGGGTTATCTTGTTCTTCAAAAAGCTTGACGTACCAGCTAGCAACCCAGCCTTCACCTCCGAGCCAATTGATTTTGTACCACTTGTTATTTTCTTCTAATATGAGTATTTCTTCCCCTTGAGGTATATTACCTACAATGTTTCCATCTAATGAATAATCGCTCCTTACGTTAAGTGTCGTTGCTGTTACTACACCTTTTATATTTGTATGTTGTTGCTCCTCTTGTTCTGATTCAGAGCCATCGGTGTCCTCGTTTGGGTTTAATGAGTCCAATTCCTGTTGTTGTTCATTAATAATATTGACAAATGATTGATGAATCCAGCCAGAAGTATTCATGTATGAAATTTCAAGCCAGTTTTCTTTTACGCTTATTATTGCATTCTCTTCTCCATTATGAAGCTGGCCGATAATTTCTGACTCTAAAGAAGGTTCACTTCTAACATTTAAGCTATCCACAGAGATTTGAGCAATGATTTTCTCTTGTTCTATAGGAGTGGTTAAATTAGATTCAGATGGTG
This portion of the Cytobacillus sp. IB215665 genome encodes:
- a CDS encoding adenine phosphoribosyltransferase — encoded protein: MDLKKYVTVVPDFPKEGIQFKDITTIMDKGEVYKYATDQIVKYASERKIDLVVGPEARGFIIGCPVAYALEVGFAPVRKEGKLPREVIKVDYGLEYGKDVLTIHKDAIKPGQRVLITDDLLATGGTIEATIKLVEELGGVVAGIAFLIELSYLDGRNKIDNYDVLSLMEF
- a CDS encoding bifunctional (p)ppGpp synthetase/guanosine-3',5'-bis(diphosphate) 3'-pyrophosphohydrolase, producing MANEHVLTAEQVIDKARAYLSQDDIEFIANAYQFAEQAHHDQFRKSGEPYIIHPIQVAGILVDLELDPATIAAGFLHDVIEDTDTSIEKMTTEFGKEVAMLVDGVTKLGKIKYKSHEQQQAENHRKMFVAMAKDIRVILIKLADRLHNMRTLKHLPHEKQMRISNETLEIFAPLAHRLGISKIKWELEDTALRYLNPQQYYRIVNLMKKKRAEREQYLAETIQDLKTKVNDVSIKSEIYGRPKHIYSIYRKMILQNKQFNEIYDLLALRIIVNSIKDCYAVLGIIHTCWKPMPGRFKDYIAMPKPNMYQSLHTTVIGPKGEPMEVQIRTTVMHQIAEFGIAAHWSYKEGKTVSDKSSFETKMTWFREILEWQNDATNAEEFMESLKIDLFSDMVYIFTPKGDVIELPSGSVPIDFAYRIHSEIGNKTIGAKVNGKMVTLDYKLRTGDIIEILTSKHSYGPSQDWLKLAQTSQAKNKIRQFFKKQRREEHIEKGQELIEKEIKNLEFDVKEVLSPENLKVVAEKFNFNNEEDMYAAVGFNGITAAQVVTRLTDKWRKKKDEELEKNITEAASEVRQIPIPQAKKRDAGVRVQGIDNLLIRLSKCCNPVPGDEIVGFITKGRGVSIHRDDCPNINTEDAEKRLIPVEWEGHAKESREYNVEIEITGFDRRGLLNEVLQAVNESKTNISSVTGKTDRNKMAMINMAIFIKNISHLQKVVERIKQIPDVYSVRRIMN
- the dtd gene encoding D-aminoacyl-tRNA deacylase, whose product is MRVVVQRAKNGKVIVNEQTVGEVSHGLMLLVGVTHADTEEDAKYLAEKIVNLRIFEDDNGKMNLSLLDVGGQVLSVSQFTLYGDCRKGRRPNFMEAAKPEQAKAIYDLFNKQLMNNGAIVETGQFGKMMDVDFVNDGPVTLIIDSERA
- a CDS encoding SH3 domain-containing protein; this translates as MFKKICLFVLILVILIPNNKITYAVTDTIAVNVTTLNVRTGPGLSYEVITNIKQDEQFTLIATKDDWIQIQLPNQQTGWVASWLVTQNLITEKYSSPSKVTANVDELRIRQGPGSNFQIIGSMNQGDYANVIEQQGDWTKISFASQVGWVSSQYLSPSESNLTTPIEQEKIIAQISVDSLNVRSEPSLESEIIGQLHNGEENAIISVKENWLEISYMNTSGWIHQSFVNIINEQQQELDSLNPNEDTDGSESEQEEQQHTNIKGVVTATTLNVRSDYSLDGNIVGNIPQGEEILILEENNKWYKINWLGGEGWVASWYVKLFEEQDNPNPVNEPTEEENTVRILHNGTNLRDKPSTTANIVVRANEGDTYPILDVDGDWYKIQLPNESTAYVAGWIVKASTNVPIIEKNGIEQYLKDKIIVIDPGHGGRDGGTTGLKGSLEKNITVRTANILEDKLSAAGATVFLTREEDIYVSLRNRVSISHYYNADAFISLHYDSTTDRGVSGITSFYYDETKDKQLAVSLHEQLINYTNLNDRSARFGNYHVLRENKQPSALLELGFLSNNEEELMINSTHFQEAIGNALYYGLAQYFNKN